A stretch of the Sulfuritortus calidifontis genome encodes the following:
- the pseB gene encoding UDP-N-acetylglucosamine 4,6-dehydratase (inverting), with protein sequence MTKLFDDASILVTGGTGSFGKSFIQTLLEKHKPRRVVVYSRDELKQFEMQQDFTDPRMRFFIGDVRDRERLLQAMRGIDYVVHAAALKQVPTAEYNPTECIRTNIDGAENVIHAAMEMGVKRVIALSTDKAASPINLYGATKLVSDKLFVAANNMAGSRPTRFSVVRYGNVVGSRGSVVPYFRKLIQDGAKELPITDPRMTRFWITLEQGVDFVIKNFARMRGGEIFVPKIPSSKITDLATAMAPGLPQKIIGIRPGEKLHEVMCPEDDSHLTVEFADHFVIRPAIRFVVETDYMVNGLNEQGQSVPQGFEYNSGTNSHFLSVEELRSFVAAA encoded by the coding sequence ATGACCAAGCTATTCGATGATGCCTCGATTCTGGTGACCGGCGGCACCGGTTCCTTCGGCAAGAGCTTTATCCAGACCTTGCTCGAGAAGCATAAGCCCCGGCGCGTGGTGGTCTATTCCCGCGATGAACTCAAGCAGTTCGAGATGCAGCAGGATTTTACCGATCCGCGCATGCGTTTTTTCATCGGTGATGTCCGTGATCGAGAGCGGCTGCTCCAGGCCATGCGCGGCATCGACTATGTCGTCCATGCCGCGGCGCTGAAGCAGGTGCCTACTGCCGAATACAACCCGACCGAGTGTATCCGGACCAATATCGACGGTGCCGAGAACGTCATTCATGCGGCCATGGAGATGGGAGTCAAGCGGGTGATCGCGCTGTCGACCGACAAGGCGGCCAGTCCGATCAACCTCTATGGCGCGACCAAGCTGGTGTCGGACAAGCTGTTCGTCGCCGCCAACAACATGGCGGGCAGCCGGCCGACGCGCTTTTCCGTGGTGCGCTATGGCAATGTGGTAGGCTCGCGCGGCTCGGTGGTGCCCTATTTCCGAAAGCTGATCCAGGATGGCGCCAAGGAGCTGCCGATTACCGATCCGCGCATGACTCGGTTCTGGATTACCCTGGAGCAGGGCGTTGATTTCGTCATCAAAAACTTCGCCCGCATGCGCGGTGGCGAGATCTTCGTGCCCAAGATCCCCTCGTCCAAAATCACCGATCTGGCCACCGCCATGGCGCCGGGGCTGCCGCAAAAGATCATCGGCATCCGCCCGGGCGAGAAGCTGCACGAGGTGATGTGTCCGGAAGACGATTCGCACCTGACCGTTGAGTTTGCCGACCACTTCGTCATCCGGCCGGCAATTCGTTTCGTGGTCGAGACCGACTACATGGTCAACGGCCTGAATGAGCAGGGCCAGTCGGTACCGCAGGGTTTCGAATATAACTCCGGCACCAACTCACATTTCCTCAGCGTCGAGGAATTGCGCAGCTTCGTCGCCGCTGCATGA